In Leucobacter insecticola, one DNA window encodes the following:
- a CDS encoding LLM class flavin-dependent oxidoreductase: protein MSIQSEAHDLVLGLDTFGDTTLDPSGDPKSHAQVIRDVVEQAVLADRLGIDAITLGEHHRDDFALSSPEIALAAIAGKTERILLGTGVTVLSSDDPVRVYERFATLDAVSNGRAEVILGRGSFTESFPLFGYDLQDYDALFSEKLELFTRLRSEGPVTWSGRHRSPLVDQEIFPKTEQPNGVQAWIGVGGSPQSVLRSVQVGIPMMLAIIGGDPGRFLPFANLYRQTQDELGREQMPLGVHSPGHIAASDAEARDQLWPHFETNRNRIGAERGWPATTRTEFEREADSGSLYVGSPETVAQRIAATVRTLGANRFDLKYSNGTMPHEQLMSSIELYGTVVIPRVRELLAE, encoded by the coding sequence ATGAGCATTCAATCTGAAGCGCACGACCTCGTTCTCGGCCTCGACACCTTCGGCGACACCACCCTCGACCCCAGCGGCGATCCCAAAAGCCACGCCCAGGTCATCCGCGACGTCGTCGAACAGGCAGTGCTCGCCGACCGCCTCGGCATCGACGCGATCACCCTCGGCGAGCACCACCGCGACGACTTCGCACTGAGCTCACCGGAAATCGCGCTCGCGGCGATCGCCGGCAAGACGGAGCGAATCCTGCTCGGCACCGGAGTGACCGTGCTTTCGAGCGACGACCCGGTGCGCGTGTACGAACGCTTCGCGACTCTTGATGCGGTGTCGAACGGACGCGCGGAGGTGATCCTGGGCCGAGGTTCCTTCACTGAGTCGTTTCCGCTGTTTGGCTACGACCTGCAAGACTACGACGCGCTGTTCTCAGAGAAACTCGAGCTGTTCACTCGTCTGCGCAGCGAAGGACCGGTGACCTGGTCGGGCCGACACCGCAGCCCCCTTGTCGACCAGGAGATTTTCCCGAAGACCGAACAGCCAAACGGCGTGCAGGCGTGGATCGGCGTTGGTGGCAGTCCGCAGTCGGTGTTGCGCAGCGTGCAGGTCGGCATCCCGATGATGCTCGCGATTATTGGCGGTGATCCTGGCCGATTCCTGCCCTTCGCAAATCTGTACCGGCAGACCCAGGACGAGCTGGGCCGCGAACAGATGCCCCTCGGCGTGCACTCGCCCGGGCATATCGCAGCGAGCGACGCCGAGGCTCGGGATCAGCTCTGGCCGCACTTCGAAACGAACCGCAACCGCATCGGGGCCGAACGCGGCTGGCCCGCGACAACCCGCACCGAATTTGAACGCGAGGCAGATTCGGGATCGCTGTACGTCGGCTCCCCCGAGACCGTCGCGCAGCGGATCGCGGCGACCGTGCGCACGCTGGGCGCGAACCGCTTCGACCTCAAGTATTCAAACGGCACCATGCCACACGAGCAGCTGATGTCGAGCATCGAGCTTTACGGCACTGTCGTGATCCCGCGGGTGCGCGAGCTACTGGCGGAATAA
- a CDS encoding DUF2568 domain-containing protein, translating into MTSNPDSTPTPSVRAASVLVLSRGLFHLIAIAAVTVWGLLAWPLPFPGILTGLGFLVLSVLVWALFLSPRPVLRTDRFGQALVELLLLAAAVAALLDFGVFWVWAALFGVAAAVVGFLASTPRR; encoded by the coding sequence GTGACCAGCAATCCCGATTCCACACCAACCCCCTCAGTCCGCGCCGCCTCAGTACTGGTGCTCTCGCGAGGGCTGTTTCACCTGATCGCGATTGCGGCGGTGACCGTGTGGGGACTACTCGCCTGGCCATTACCCTTCCCCGGGATCCTGACCGGTCTCGGATTCCTCGTGCTGTCGGTGCTCGTGTGGGCGCTCTTCCTGTCGCCGCGCCCTGTGCTGCGCACCGATCGCTTCGGGCAGGCCCTCGTTGAGCTGCTGCTGCTCGCGGCCGCTGTCGCGGCGTTGCTCGACTTCGGAGTCTTCTGGGTGTGGGCCGCACTCTTCGGCGTGGCGGCTGCGGTAGTCGGCTTCCTCGCGTCTACGCCCCGCCGCTGA
- a CDS encoding LPXTG cell wall anchor domain-containing protein, whose amino-acid sequence MTISDTPAEITVTNTFTAPPTVVAPGGEETTQKGGSTGPSTTPAAPAPAAPADTSASATPNSAKSEGGLAVTGGESPIAAAVAGFGLLLAAGGIWSLSRRAPRTAGRV is encoded by the coding sequence GTGACCATCAGCGACACCCCGGCTGAGATCACGGTCACGAATACCTTTACGGCTCCGCCAACGGTCGTAGCTCCTGGCGGCGAAGAAACCACACAGAAGGGCGGATCGACGGGGCCTTCAACGACGCCGGCAGCGCCTGCACCGGCAGCGCCAGCAGACACTTCCGCTTCGGCAACACCGAACAGCGCGAAGTCCGAGGGCGGTCTCGCCGTCACCGGCGGCGAATCCCCGATCGCCGCCGCGGTGGCTGGTTTTGGCCTGCTGCTCGCTGCCGGAGGGATCTGGTCACTGTCACGCCGAGCACCTCGCACGGCAGGGCGCGTGTAA
- a CDS encoding Ig-like domain-containing protein, with translation MGLLKRLFAGAGAAIFLIAGSIAGTAAAHAAVVPSAITSVSIEQTMAIKYDFLTIHLGWAVPDGAEEGDTFSVTLPEELRAVGSDFTLTDGSGAVVATATMSGSTVTFTLTDYVATHANTHGDATIRAQFFSDAADNTSVPLRFVTGDGDAFDLSIFKYAVTPIDRSQPAKAASWMDLQDQGITKPQNAIWWQVAAPRGPSTTTRFTDTLGPGMKMDCAMGFMSTFEVQPSTGYLINQVDIDPSRVTVHSCTDTGFDVSISGAQPGEILSVGYFTSLTDQWLADYSNTATVTQDSGSQIASSSIQRYSSGGSGAGNNLGQLTVTKAYAGDGIALAKGPFKVLVDCQNGGSAVNGFPRTLSFENAGSQSLVLPFGTVCTADETDIGNATASDITPPPV, from the coding sequence ATGGGCCTCCTCAAGCGTCTTTTCGCCGGCGCCGGCGCAGCGATCTTCCTCATCGCCGGCAGCATTGCCGGGACAGCCGCAGCACACGCCGCCGTTGTCCCCTCGGCCATCACTTCCGTCTCTATCGAGCAGACGATGGCCATCAAATATGATTTCCTCACGATCCACCTGGGCTGGGCAGTTCCCGACGGCGCAGAAGAGGGCGACACCTTCAGCGTCACCCTTCCCGAAGAACTCCGCGCCGTCGGATCAGATTTCACGCTCACCGACGGATCCGGAGCGGTCGTCGCAACCGCGACCATGTCCGGAAGCACCGTGACCTTCACCCTGACGGACTACGTTGCCACGCACGCCAATACCCACGGCGACGCAACCATCCGGGCCCAGTTCTTTAGCGATGCGGCAGACAACACCTCGGTCCCGCTACGCTTCGTGACGGGCGACGGCGACGCATTTGATCTGTCGATCTTTAAGTACGCGGTCACCCCGATCGACCGCTCGCAGCCAGCAAAGGCCGCCTCCTGGATGGACCTGCAGGATCAGGGCATCACCAAACCGCAGAACGCGATCTGGTGGCAGGTCGCCGCCCCCAGGGGTCCGTCAACCACGACGCGCTTCACCGACACGCTCGGGCCGGGGATGAAGATGGACTGCGCGATGGGCTTTATGTCCACCTTCGAGGTGCAGCCATCTACGGGCTACCTCATCAACCAGGTCGACATCGATCCCAGCCGCGTCACCGTTCACAGCTGCACCGACACGGGATTTGACGTTTCAATCTCAGGTGCCCAGCCCGGTGAGATTCTCTCAGTCGGGTACTTCACCTCGCTCACTGATCAGTGGCTCGCCGACTACTCCAACACGGCCACGGTGACCCAGGATTCGGGATCCCAGATCGCCTCTTCCTCGATCCAGCGCTACAGCTCGGGCGGCTCCGGCGCCGGGAACAACCTCGGCCAGCTGACGGTCACGAAGGCATACGCGGGCGACGGGATCGCGCTGGCGAAGGGGCCGTTTAAGGTGCTCGTTGACTGCCAGAACGGCGGGAGCGCGGTGAACGGCTTCCCCCGCACCCTGAGCTTTGAGAACGCGGGATCGCAGTCGCTGGTGCTGCCGTTCGGTACGGTCTGCACCGCCGATGAAACGGATATCGGCAATGCCACCGCGAGCGACATCACCCCGCCGCCGGTGTGA
- a CDS encoding ABC transporter substrate-binding protein, with the protein MPHHQTRTRLSFAAVAAAALAAVLLLSACSAAASPAPGAGGGSPVAGGTLTFGRTAAVNNLDLNQQITANNAFAIDKIFEPLVSFDDNGEIIPWLADYEVDDDGLVYTFTLRDGVSFSNGEAVTPEDVLFSLERHLEVGGPLPLTAPIESIEASGDRGVVITLSGPYTPFLSELSGFANGIFPANFGGKSEEEFFKKPVGTGPFVVNEWDPNGDISFVKNEHYWQEGKPYLDGLVYKFIADDTQLRQQLAAGQIDAIDTVPAANAAEVEGAANTVLSKTKAWSTEQVFFNTQREQFADEHVRRAIAHALDREGITAATGFGTAETANVLLPPTILYSANGEKGIALDFDVAAAKKELAESAYPDGFETTLLIPSGNSQRAQIAQVIQESLAEIGITVKIEQLDIAVFRERFFAYDFDMMINNGQSDAPDPNGFITFQADPEGFSKSYWTHFTDARVTELMHEGRETPDGEKREAIYREIQQILAEKVPYIPLYFPSNLKATTEAVQGFTVLPNGSVRFQDAWLAR; encoded by the coding sequence GTGCCACACCACCAGACCCGCACTCGGCTGAGTTTCGCCGCAGTCGCCGCCGCTGCCCTCGCTGCCGTGCTGCTATTGAGCGCATGTTCCGCGGCCGCGAGCCCGGCACCGGGCGCGGGTGGAGGATCCCCGGTCGCCGGCGGCACGCTCACTTTCGGCCGCACTGCAGCGGTGAACAATCTCGACCTGAACCAGCAGATCACCGCCAACAACGCCTTTGCGATCGACAAGATCTTCGAGCCGCTCGTGAGTTTCGATGACAACGGCGAGATCATTCCCTGGCTCGCCGACTACGAGGTCGACGATGACGGCCTCGTCTACACCTTCACCCTGCGCGATGGCGTGTCCTTTTCTAACGGTGAGGCCGTCACCCCGGAAGACGTGCTCTTCTCGCTCGAGCGCCACCTCGAGGTCGGCGGACCGCTGCCGCTCACGGCACCCATCGAATCAATCGAAGCGAGTGGGGATCGCGGTGTTGTCATTACGCTGTCGGGTCCGTACACGCCATTTCTATCCGAGCTCTCCGGCTTCGCGAACGGGATCTTCCCCGCCAATTTCGGCGGCAAAAGCGAAGAGGAGTTCTTCAAGAAGCCCGTCGGCACCGGGCCATTCGTCGTGAACGAGTGGGATCCGAATGGCGACATCAGCTTCGTGAAGAACGAGCACTACTGGCAAGAAGGTAAGCCCTACCTCGACGGCCTCGTCTACAAGTTCATCGCCGATGATACGCAGCTTCGCCAGCAGCTCGCCGCCGGACAGATCGATGCGATCGACACGGTTCCTGCCGCCAACGCTGCCGAGGTCGAGGGTGCGGCAAACACGGTACTCAGCAAGACCAAGGCCTGGTCGACCGAGCAGGTCTTCTTCAACACCCAGCGTGAACAGTTTGCCGACGAGCACGTGCGGCGCGCCATCGCCCACGCGCTCGACCGCGAGGGGATCACCGCCGCCACGGGCTTCGGTACCGCCGAAACGGCGAACGTGCTGCTACCGCCCACCATCCTCTATTCAGCCAACGGTGAGAAGGGGATCGCGCTCGACTTCGATGTCGCTGCCGCCAAGAAGGAACTCGCGGAGTCTGCGTATCCAGACGGATTCGAAACCACGCTGCTGATCCCGAGCGGCAACTCTCAGCGCGCCCAGATCGCTCAGGTCATCCAAGAATCACTCGCCGAGATCGGGATCACCGTCAAGATCGAGCAGCTCGATATCGCGGTGTTCCGTGAACGTTTCTTCGCCTACGACTTCGACATGATGATCAACAACGGACAGTCGGACGCGCCGGATCCCAACGGCTTTATCACCTTCCAGGCTGACCCCGAGGGTTTCAGCAAGTCCTATTGGACCCACTTCACCGACGCGCGGGTGACCGAACTCATGCACGAGGGACGCGAGACTCCCGACGGTGAAAAGCGCGAGGCAATATATCGGGAGATCCAGCAGATCCTCGCCGAGAAGGTGCCTTACATCCCGCTGTACTTCCCCTCAAACCTGAAAGCCACGACCGAAGCGGTGCAGGGATTCACCGTGCTCCCGAATGGCAGCGTGCGCTTCCAAGACGCCTGGTTGGCGAGGTAG
- a CDS encoding IS110 family transposase: MEHYDDVAVFIGLDVGKSEHHAVALTRDGKKLYDKPLPNTEAKIISVLDQLAEHGPALLVVDQPATIGALPVAVAQAHGVLVGYLPGLTMRRVADLHPGEAKTDARDAFIIAETARTMPSTLRSIKVADEQIAELSMLCGFDDDLAAQITQVSNRVRGLLTQIHPTLERVLGPRLDHPAILDVLQRYPSPGELRRAGQKRVAARLLKRAPRKGGAWAQEIFDALDQQTVTVTGTNAASIVLPRLAKQLSELRQQRTDIASEVEKIVEAHPLHPVLTSMPGVGVRTAARLLTEIVGKHFPTAGHLASYAGLAPVTRRSGTSIRGEHPSKRGNKVLKRAMFLSAFAALRDPESRAYYDRKIAQGKRHNQALIALARRRCDVLHAMIRTGSLYQPRTQSETALAA; this comes from the coding sequence ATTGAGCACTACGACGACGTCGCGGTCTTCATCGGCCTCGATGTCGGCAAGAGCGAGCATCACGCGGTCGCGCTCACCCGCGACGGGAAGAAGCTCTACGACAAGCCGCTCCCGAACACCGAAGCCAAGATCATATCGGTGCTAGATCAACTCGCTGAGCACGGCCCCGCTCTGCTGGTCGTTGACCAGCCCGCCACGATCGGGGCGCTCCCCGTCGCCGTCGCGCAAGCGCATGGTGTGCTCGTCGGGTATCTCCCCGGCCTCACGATGCGCCGCGTCGCTGACCTCCACCCCGGTGAAGCGAAGACCGACGCACGGGACGCGTTCATCATCGCGGAGACCGCCCGCACGATGCCCTCAACTCTGCGATCGATCAAAGTCGCCGATGAGCAGATCGCGGAACTCTCGATGCTGTGTGGCTTCGATGATGATCTTGCCGCGCAAATCACGCAAGTCTCCAACCGCGTTCGAGGTCTCCTCACCCAGATCCATCCCACCCTGGAACGGGTACTCGGGCCGCGTCTGGATCATCCCGCGATCCTCGATGTGCTGCAGCGTTACCCATCACCGGGTGAGTTGCGCCGAGCCGGGCAGAAGCGCGTCGCGGCCAGGCTCCTCAAGCGTGCCCCGCGCAAGGGCGGGGCATGGGCGCAGGAGATCTTCGACGCCCTCGATCAACAGACCGTGACGGTCACCGGCACGAACGCCGCGAGTATCGTGCTGCCACGGCTCGCGAAGCAACTCAGCGAACTCCGCCAGCAACGCACCGATATCGCGTCCGAGGTTGAGAAGATCGTGGAAGCGCACCCTCTTCACCCGGTCCTGACGAGTATGCCGGGAGTCGGCGTCAGGACCGCAGCCAGACTCCTCACCGAGATCGTCGGGAAACATTTCCCCACGGCCGGGCACCTCGCGTCTTACGCCGGGCTCGCGCCCGTCACCCGCCGATCCGGCACCTCGATCCGCGGCGAACACCCCTCAAAGCGCGGCAACAAGGTCCTGAAACGTGCAATGTTTCTTTCCGCGTTTGCAGCGCTCCGAGATCCCGAATCACGGGCCTACTACGACCGGAAGATCGCGCAAGGCAAACGCCATAACCAAGCACTCATCGCACTGGCGAGGCGCCGCTGCGACGTCCTCCACGCAATGATCAGAACCGGCAGCCTCTACCAGCCACGAACCCAATCAGAAACCGCCCTCGCCGCTTGA
- a CDS encoding ABC transporter permease — MNGAQRERRQRGRTQRVLRAILGTLARILPVMFGVVVAVFFLLRMVPGDPAAMILGERATPASLAALRQQLGLDLPLWQQFIDFLARVVTQFDTGDSLVSGVSTRELVFQRAPVSLGIVALAVALAILIAVPLALTAARRVDGWADHLVRILPAAGMGMPLFWIGLLLIILFAVQLRWFPVGGVGSGPGEPIRSLFLPALAVALGLAPPLIRSLRAQLVEVFDADFVTTLRAARVSERRILFGHVLRNAAVPSLTLLSVNTAYLIGGTLVVEKVFGINGLGTLLFQSIGSRDFPVVQGVALYCAVLVVLVTTLAGLLSGLLDPRLRVAAPVPRNQGSPQ, encoded by the coding sequence ATGAACGGAGCGCAGCGGGAACGCAGGCAGCGGGGCCGAACGCAGCGGGTGCTGAGGGCGATCCTTGGTACGCTCGCGCGGATCCTGCCCGTGATGTTTGGTGTGGTGGTCGCGGTGTTCTTTCTGCTGCGAATGGTGCCCGGGGATCCCGCAGCCATGATCCTGGGCGAACGCGCGACCCCCGCATCCCTCGCCGCCCTGCGCCAACAACTCGGCCTCGACCTGCCGCTGTGGCAGCAATTCATAGACTTTCTCGCCCGCGTCGTTACGCAGTTCGACACCGGCGATTCACTCGTCTCCGGCGTCTCCACCCGTGAGCTCGTCTTCCAACGCGCGCCCGTCAGCCTCGGGATCGTCGCGCTTGCCGTCGCGCTCGCGATCCTGATCGCCGTGCCCCTCGCGCTCACGGCGGCCCGCCGCGTCGACGGCTGGGCGGATCATCTCGTCAGGATCTTGCCCGCTGCGGGCATGGGAATGCCGCTGTTCTGGATCGGGCTGCTGCTCATTATTCTGTTTGCGGTGCAGCTGCGGTGGTTCCCGGTGGGCGGCGTGGGATCCGGGCCGGGGGAGCCGATCCGCAGCCTCTTCCTGCCCGCGCTCGCCGTCGCGCTCGGTCTCGCACCTCCCCTCATCAGGTCGTTGCGGGCGCAGCTCGTGGAGGTGTTCGACGCCGACTTTGTGACGACGCTCCGGGCCGCGCGGGTGTCCGAACGCAGGATCCTGTTCGGTCATGTGCTGCGAAACGCTGCCGTGCCAAGCCTCACACTGTTGAGCGTGAACACCGCCTACCTCATCGGCGGCACGCTGGTCGTGGAGAAGGTGTTCGGGATCAACGGGCTCGGCACACTGCTGTTCCAATCGATCGGCAGCCGCGACTTCCCGGTGGTGCAGGGGGTTGCGCTGTACTGCGCTGTGCTGGTCGTGCTGGTGACGACGCTCGCGGGACTGCTGTCTGGGCTGCTGGATCCCAGGCTGCGGGTTGCTGCTCCGGTCCCGCGGAATCAAGGATCCCCCCAATGA
- a CDS encoding ABC transporter permease produces MTPLKRALASRTLVAGGVLFALILTAAILAPVIAPYAPSAQNLTGGLLPPSPEHWFGTDQLGRDVLSRMLFAAQTDLRIALSAAAAPFVIGVLVGLVSGYFGGATDWIASRLTDTVIAFPFYVIVIAIVFAVGAGEGGIIIAFALVGWVGYARVLRAMTASLRDSGWVQAARGGGLSHARVLLRHVLPNVLPQALVLLATEIVLIMVAVVTLGYLGLGIQPPTPDWGTMIADSQQFIQTQWWLSALPGLAVVVTGISLSLLGDGLGDVLRVSGELRPGRGRRRSRRGQWRNVTAPMQGRTVSCGPAVSGSAGCGSRRRPENRRS; encoded by the coding sequence ATGACCCCCCTCAAGCGGGCTCTCGCCTCGCGCACCCTCGTCGCGGGCGGCGTGCTCTTCGCGCTGATCCTTACCGCCGCGATCCTCGCGCCCGTGATCGCGCCCTATGCGCCCAGCGCGCAGAACCTCACCGGCGGGCTCTTGCCACCCTCGCCCGAGCACTGGTTCGGCACTGACCAGCTCGGGCGCGACGTGCTCTCTCGCATGCTGTTCGCCGCCCAAACCGACCTCCGGATCGCGCTCTCCGCTGCGGCGGCCCCGTTCGTGATTGGCGTGCTGGTCGGGCTTGTCTCAGGCTACTTTGGCGGTGCGACGGACTGGATCGCGTCTCGCCTCACCGACACGGTGATCGCGTTCCCGTTCTACGTGATCGTCATCGCGATCGTCTTTGCGGTGGGCGCAGGGGAGGGCGGCATCATCATCGCTTTCGCCCTCGTCGGGTGGGTGGGCTACGCGCGGGTGCTCCGCGCGATGACCGCGTCACTGCGCGACTCGGGCTGGGTGCAAGCGGCGCGCGGCGGCGGGCTGTCTCACGCGCGGGTGCTGCTTCGCCATGTGCTCCCCAACGTGCTGCCCCAGGCGCTCGTGCTCCTCGCGACCGAGATCGTGCTCATCATGGTGGCCGTGGTGACGCTCGGGTATTTGGGGCTCGGGATCCAGCCACCCACCCCCGACTGGGGCACCATGATCGCCGATTCCCAGCAGTTCATCCAGACCCAGTGGTGGTTGAGTGCGCTGCCGGGGCTCGCGGTGGTGGTGACGGGGATCTCGCTGTCGCTGCTCGGCGACGGCCTGGGAGATGTGCTGCGGGTCTCTGGTGAGCTTCGGCCCGGGCGGGGCAGGCGTCGCAGCCGCCGCGGACAGTGGCGAAACGTCACCGCCCCGATGCAAGGGCGAACCGTGAGTTGCGGCCCGGCGGTATCAGGGTCCGCGGGCTGCGGATCGCGTCGTCGTCCCGAGAACAGGCGCTCGTGA
- a CDS encoding ATP-binding cassette domain-containing protein: protein MSDIDVDIAPGEAVGIVGESGSGKSLTLRAVMGLMPRGVYVTAGRSALQDPWGWCFRIPSPHWIH from the coding sequence GTGAGTGACATCGACGTGGATATCGCTCCTGGTGAAGCAGTCGGCATCGTCGGCGAATCGGGATCCGGCAAGAGCCTGACACTGCGTGCCGTCATGGGCCTTATGCCCCGGGGCGTGTACGTGACTGCGGGGAGATCAGCACTGCAGGATCCGTGGGGATGGTGTTTCAGGATCCCCTCGCCGCACTGGATCCACTGA
- a CDS encoding flotillin family protein, which produces MFLASPAIVGIFGAVIALVLIALVIIKRYRIAKPDEAIIVTGGKGKEVVDASGGRSRDLSGQKVVTGGGVFVVPFIQKSFTISLRSRRLTIMTEAQTTDGITIQAQAVAVVKVGGSQEMIRAAAQRFLSNSDEIDQSTQEVLSGSLRSIIGGLTVLQIIRDRAVVAQSVLEAAEEALTKQGLVVDTLQIQEIRDGADYITNIGRPEAAKVRQQADIAETNAYQASQEAKIAAERVLLDRNRELKLRQAEIQAETDKATAQASAAEPLEQAIQQQAIVQQQQITAQKEVALRTEQLNADVRAVAEAEAYRVKELAKADAEAAVSAAEGRAQSTEREGLAARAARIAAAEALEREGKAEAAALEAKGTAEAVAIDARARALETQSQAVLAQELIQLLPEIAGKYAEAIGAIDNMTVVSADGSSKVAGDAMGNIKGLLEMAKDTVGIDLVGMLNGVVAGGAAGAAAGRASKTATPARSGAPLSEHAAYALERSSEALRGASDDLAGVASELVVEPSVDPDPAPAAAPEQEPQA; this is translated from the coding sequence ATGTTCCTTGCTAGCCCTGCCATTGTTGGCATCTTTGGCGCCGTCATAGCGCTGGTGCTGATTGCGCTTGTCATTATCAAACGCTATCGCATCGCAAAGCCCGACGAGGCGATCATCGTCACCGGCGGCAAGGGCAAGGAGGTCGTTGACGCGTCCGGTGGGAGGAGCCGGGATCTCTCCGGACAAAAGGTTGTCACTGGCGGCGGCGTCTTTGTTGTTCCATTCATCCAGAAGTCGTTCACGATCTCGCTGCGTTCGCGCAGGCTCACGATCATGACCGAGGCGCAGACCACCGACGGCATTACGATTCAGGCGCAGGCCGTTGCGGTCGTGAAGGTCGGCGGCTCGCAAGAGATGATCCGCGCGGCCGCCCAGCGATTCCTCTCGAACTCCGACGAGATTGACCAGTCGACCCAGGAAGTGCTCTCGGGCTCGCTGCGTTCGATTATCGGTGGCTTGACGGTGTTGCAGATTATCCGGGATCGCGCCGTCGTCGCGCAGAGTGTGCTGGAGGCCGCTGAAGAGGCGCTCACGAAGCAGGGCCTCGTGGTCGATACGCTGCAGATTCAGGAGATCCGCGACGGTGCCGACTACATCACCAACATCGGTCGCCCCGAGGCCGCGAAGGTACGGCAGCAGGCAGACATCGCCGAGACCAACGCGTACCAGGCATCACAGGAGGCAAAGATTGCCGCGGAGCGCGTGCTGCTCGACCGCAACCGCGAGCTGAAGCTTCGCCAGGCCGAGATCCAGGCTGAAACCGACAAGGCGACCGCTCAGGCATCTGCCGCTGAGCCGCTTGAGCAGGCAATCCAGCAGCAGGCGATCGTGCAGCAGCAGCAAATCACCGCGCAGAAGGAGGTCGCGCTGCGCACCGAGCAGCTGAACGCTGACGTTCGTGCGGTTGCCGAGGCAGAAGCGTACCGCGTCAAAGAGCTCGCCAAGGCCGACGCGGAGGCCGCAGTGTCAGCCGCAGAAGGCCGTGCGCAGTCGACCGAGCGCGAGGGTCTTGCAGCCCGTGCCGCCCGTATTGCCGCCGCTGAGGCGCTTGAACGAGAGGGCAAGGCCGAGGCCGCAGCGCTCGAGGCGAAGGGAACCGCAGAGGCCGTCGCGATCGACGCTCGCGCGCGTGCCCTCGAGACGCAGTCGCAAGCCGTACTCGCGCAGGAGCTGATCCAGTTGCTGCCGGAGATCGCTGGCAAGTACGCCGAAGCGATCGGGGCAATCGACAACATGACGGTTGTTTCGGCCGACGGCAGCTCGAAGGTCGCTGGCGACGCAATGGGCAACATCAAGGGTCTCCTCGAAATGGCGAAGGACACCGTCGGTATTGACCTCGTCGGTATGCTCAACGGTGTGGTGGCTGGCGGGGCCGCGGGTGCTGCGGCCGGTCGCGCATCGAAGACGGCGACGCCGGCACGTTCGGGTGCGCCGCTGTCAGAGCATGCCGCGTACGCGCTTGAGCGTTCGTCGGAGGCTCTCCGCGGCGCTTCGGACGACCTTGCGGGCGTCGCCTCTGAACTGGTGGTCGAGCCCAGTGTGGATCCCGATCCTGCACCAGCCGCCGCACCCGAGCAAGAGCCACAAGCCTAA
- a CDS encoding 5-(carboxyamino)imidazole ribonucleotide synthase, translating into MVEASGRIRIGVIGGGQLARMMVPPAIHLGLQLSVLAEAEGMSAARAVDAVGDYRDPETVYAFAETVDVITFDHEHVPSEILRELECRGVAVHPRPDALQFAQDKILMREKLEELGVPVPSWAAISDEAELQAFIEKHGGRAVVKTARGGYDGKGVRVVSDAAGARDWFAALAEDARGGRLLVEELVDFTRELSQLVARRPSGEARTWPVVETIQLDGVCAEVLAPAPVANPVTLDEAARIGRVVADGLGVTGVLAVEMFETRDGRVLVNELAMRPHNSGHFSIEGSVTSQFEQHLRAVADLPLGDTAMTAPAAVMVNVLGGPAEGPMPVRYAEALAAHPRAKFHSYDKQPRPGRKVGHVTVTGQDLAQVRQAAQAAARVFD; encoded by the coding sequence ATGGTTGAAGCGAGCGGCAGAATCAGGATCGGCGTCATCGGCGGGGGGCAGCTCGCGAGGATGATGGTGCCTCCCGCGATTCACCTCGGTCTGCAGCTCAGTGTGCTCGCAGAAGCCGAGGGCATGAGCGCCGCGCGCGCGGTGGACGCGGTAGGCGACTACCGGGATCCTGAAACCGTCTATGCCTTCGCCGAGACTGTCGATGTCATCACCTTCGACCACGAGCACGTCCCCTCGGAGATCCTGCGCGAGCTTGAGTGTCGTGGAGTAGCGGTGCACCCGAGGCCAGACGCCTTGCAGTTCGCGCAAGACAAGATCCTGATGCGCGAGAAGCTTGAGGAGTTGGGGGTGCCCGTGCCGAGCTGGGCCGCCATCAGCGATGAGGCCGAGCTGCAAGCCTTCATTGAAAAGCACGGCGGCCGAGCTGTCGTGAAGACGGCTCGCGGCGGTTACGACGGCAAAGGCGTGCGCGTCGTGTCGGATGCTGCTGGCGCGCGCGACTGGTTCGCGGCGCTCGCCGAAGACGCGCGCGGCGGCCGCTTGCTGGTGGAGGAGCTCGTTGACTTTACGAGGGAACTCTCGCAGCTCGTTGCGCGCCGACCGAGTGGCGAGGCGCGCACCTGGCCAGTCGTTGAGACGATCCAGCTCGACGGAGTCTGCGCCGAGGTGCTTGCGCCTGCCCCGGTGGCGAACCCTGTCACGCTTGACGAGGCCGCGAGGATCGGCAGGGTCGTGGCCGACGGCCTGGGCGTCACGGGCGTGCTGGCCGTTGAGATGTTCGAAACTCGTGATGGACGTGTGCTGGTGAACGAGCTGGCAATGCGGCCGCACAACTCGGGCCACTTCTCCATCGAGGGCTCGGTGACGAGTCAGTTCGAGCAGCACCTTCGCGCCGTGGCCGACCTGCCACTTGGCGACACCGCGATGACGGCTCCCGCCGCGGTGATGGTGAACGTATTGGGCGGACCCGCCGAGGGGCCAATGCCGGTCAGATACGCCGAGGCGCTCGCTGCACACCCGCGCGCAAAGTTTCACAGCTATGACAAGCAGCCGCGCCCGGGTCGCAAGGTGGGCCACGTCACGGTCACGGGTCAGGATCTCGCGCAGGTGCGTCAGGCGGCCCAGGCCGCGGCCCGCGTCTTCGACTGA